In Candidatus Flexicrinis affinis, the following proteins share a genomic window:
- a CDS encoding F0F1 ATP synthase subunit A, translating into MSARGRGCIIFAILVVVGIVFCGIVPFVVMPSAGIGMALPVIAVPGEVVTPGGLFGIDLTNTIIGTVLADILVIVFALLAWRASRGWTKEIPGRFQSFAETIVEGFYGFLSGIGGERLRTAPMLWPLVATIFLFLLAGNMLKLFPGVETVGKMHCAHVGFNGYPIVPGTMSDTSWLLYVDAALDSGTEQTEAMEHACVEYFDEKAYERLVIAPDAEVGAVIEELEAEKATLESQLATADAEAATEIEHQIEFVEMRIASAEQLEGIEPQIVALEAQVEEARAAEAGSSESADDHGAAEDDHSETAATDGEGEAAAEGEAAPLPETPAVTLAELEAQLADLETERNLALSQLHYPGATLALTPEQLERGAIPFVFHITPFVRGPATDLSLTIALAVLAVVLVQVYGVISQGPAYFEKFINVTALGNLNKKPMGAIDFLVGLIEIISEIGKIVSLAFRLFGNLFAGGVALMAISFLVALLVPGVIYGLEIIIGAVQALVFSVLTLVFSVQAMEGHHGDEHDDHAAAEAHH; encoded by the coding sequence ATGAGCGCAAGAGGACGCGGCTGCATCATCTTTGCCATCCTCGTGGTGGTAGGGATTGTATTCTGCGGAATCGTCCCGTTTGTGGTCATGCCTTCCGCGGGCATCGGCATGGCGCTTCCCGTCATCGCCGTCCCCGGTGAAGTCGTGACCCCGGGCGGATTATTTGGGATCGACCTGACCAACACCATCATCGGCACAGTTCTGGCCGACATCTTGGTGATCGTGTTTGCGCTGCTGGCATGGCGCGCATCGCGCGGTTGGACGAAAGAAATCCCCGGACGGTTCCAGTCCTTCGCCGAAACCATCGTCGAAGGCTTTTACGGTTTCTTGAGTGGCATTGGTGGAGAGCGTTTGCGCACCGCCCCGATGCTTTGGCCGCTGGTAGCGACGATCTTCCTGTTCCTGCTGGCCGGCAACATGCTGAAGCTGTTCCCCGGTGTCGAGACGGTGGGCAAGATGCACTGCGCCCACGTCGGCTTCAACGGCTACCCGATTGTGCCGGGCACGATGTCTGACACGAGCTGGCTGTTGTACGTTGACGCAGCGCTCGACAGCGGCACCGAGCAGACCGAGGCTATGGAACACGCCTGCGTCGAATACTTCGACGAGAAGGCCTACGAACGGCTCGTGATTGCGCCGGATGCCGAAGTTGGCGCCGTGATCGAGGAACTTGAGGCCGAGAAGGCCACCCTCGAATCCCAACTGGCGACTGCGGACGCCGAAGCGGCGACCGAGATCGAGCATCAGATCGAGTTCGTCGAGATGCGGATCGCGAGCGCCGAACAGCTCGAAGGCATCGAGCCGCAGATTGTTGCGCTTGAAGCGCAGGTCGAGGAAGCTCGTGCTGCCGAAGCTGGCAGCAGCGAATCGGCGGACGATCATGGCGCGGCCGAAGACGATCACAGCGAGACGGCAGCGACCGACGGTGAAGGCGAAGCGGCTGCAGAGGGTGAAGCAGCCCCGCTGCCCGAAACACCGGCCGTGACACTGGCTGAACTCGAAGCGCAGCTTGCCGACCTCGAAACCGAGCGCAACCTTGCGTTGTCGCAGCTGCATTACCCGGGCGCGACGCTGGCTTTGACGCCCGAGCAGCTTGAGCGCGGCGCCATCCCGTTCGTCTTCCACATCACGCCGTTTGTCCGCGGCCCGGCCACCGACCTCAGCCTGACGATCGCGCTGGCGGTACTGGCGGTTGTGCTGGTGCAGGTTTACGGTGTCATCTCGCAAGGCCCGGCCTACTTCGAGAAGTTCATCAACGTCACGGCGCTTGGCAACTTGAACAAGAAGCCGATGGGCGCGATCGACTTCCTCGTCGGCCTGATCGAAATCATTTCGGAAATCGGCAAGATCGTCTCTCTCGCCTTCCGTCTTTTCGGCAACCTATTTGCCGGCGGCGTGGCGCTCATGGCGATCTCGTTCCTCGTCGCGCTGTTGGTCCCGGGCGTTATCTACGGCCTCGAGATCATCATCGGTGCGGTGCAGGCGCTGGTGTTCTCGGTTCTCACTCTGGTGTTCTCTGTGCAGGCGATGGAAGGACATCATGGCGATGAGCATGATGACCACGCTGCTGCCGAGGCCCATCACTAA
- the atpE gene encoding ATP synthase F0 subunit C, giving the protein MIEGNIADGLKAVGAGLAMIGALGPGVGIGVLVNGALQAIGRNPDAAGQVQTNMILGIVFAEAVAIYCLVVALIVLFVL; this is encoded by the coding sequence ATGATTGAAGGTAACATCGCTGATGGGCTGAAGGCCGTAGGCGCAGGGCTCGCCATGATCGGTGCGTTGGGCCCGGGTGTCGGCATCGGTGTGCTGGTGAACGGCGCGCTGCAAGCAATCGGCCGCAACCCGGACGCGGCCGGCCAGGTTCAGACCAACATGATTCTCGGTATCGTGTTCGCCGAAGCCGTCGCCATTTACTGCTTGGTGGTCGCGCTTATCGTGCTGTTCGTGCTCTAA
- the atpF gene encoding F0F1 ATP synthase subunit B encodes MRQHKTLMLLVAMALLALAVTPAFAAEEGGDPLGALGINGGFLLAQWVNFGLIFVLLTALLWRPIMNHLDARSAKIKKGIEDAAAAANARKNAEAEAEKILSQAQKEVQLKIAEGQGRADEVAKQVEAEARKEAEKILADARAAATAARDTELAGLRGQVTSIAVAISQRLIGETLDEKRQKKLVSEFLSSVPAEAKGLKGAVEVTSAMPLEDAEKDSVKKALGASEITYSVDPTILGGLVIKAGGRVIDGSVKNNLNVLASRLN; translated from the coding sequence ATGAGACAACATAAGACACTGATGCTGCTGGTCGCGATGGCGCTGTTGGCGCTTGCGGTCACGCCTGCGTTTGCCGCCGAAGAAGGTGGCGATCCGCTCGGCGCACTCGGTATCAACGGCGGCTTCCTGCTGGCGCAGTGGGTCAACTTCGGTCTGATCTTCGTGCTGCTAACCGCCCTGCTGTGGCGCCCGATCATGAACCATCTTGACGCGCGCAGCGCCAAGATCAAGAAGGGCATCGAAGATGCCGCCGCCGCCGCCAACGCACGCAAGAACGCGGAAGCCGAAGCGGAGAAGATTCTGTCGCAGGCGCAGAAGGAAGTTCAGCTGAAGATCGCTGAAGGTCAGGGCCGCGCTGACGAAGTGGCCAAGCAAGTCGAGGCCGAAGCCCGCAAGGAAGCCGAGAAGATCCTGGCCGATGCCCGCGCCGCCGCTACGGCAGCCCGCGACACCGAACTTGCCGGCCTGCGCGGTCAGGTGACGTCGATTGCCGTCGCCATCAGCCAGCGCCTGATCGGCGAGACGCTCGACGAGAAGCGTCAGAAGAAGCTGGTCAGCGAGTTCCTCAGCAGCGTCCCGGCCGAGGCCAAAGGCCTCAAGGGCGCTGTCGAAGTCACCAGCGCAATGCCCCTCGAGGATGCCGAGAAGGACAGCGTCAAGAAGGCGCTCGGCGCGTCGGAGATCACCTACTCGGTCGACCCGACGATCCTCGGCGGTCTGGTGATCAAGGCCGGTGGCCGTGTCATCGACGGTTCGGTCAAGAACAACCTGAACGTACTGGCGTCACGCCTGAACTAA